From a region of the Heliangelus exortis chromosome 19, bHelExo1.hap1, whole genome shotgun sequence genome:
- the NOC4L gene encoding nucleolar complex protein 4 homolog yields the protein MARAEELAGCLEAVLGSRGNANRVFEILELLAGREEGEDEDVLCAARTCGRLFGALLERRELFVGALPAEEASLADNYSAEDKYKIWMRHRYKDCVDCLAELMGHESFQIKELSMCTLMKFVELEAQYPLIKVEWKGTLTFPRELLKVVVDGLLPLHEDAALLISRFQEFMEYDDIRYFVTKAVTESIGQVMQRTKERPLPFYQQNVFSLISPINMPNKESDMVKFMVKQDNWEELKVSKLQAHKQAFEKMWLSFLKHKLPTGLYKKVLVILHDSILPYMNEPTLMIDFLTVAYGIGGAISLLALNGLFILIHQHNLEYPDFYKKLYSLLDPSVYHVKYRARFFHLLDLFLSSSHLPAYLVAAFIKRLSRLALSAPPEALLMAIPFICNLLRRHPACRVLVHRPHGPQDISEDPYVMEEEEPSKSKALESCLWEIQSLQNHYHPDVVKAAAVLSQFLSEMEDDISGLLELSAYELFDKEVKKKATDVPLEFEQIRGLFGKKNDIFAEHFTLD from the exons GGCCGTGCTGGGGAGCCGCGGGAATGCCAACCGCGTCTTCGAGATCCTAGAGCTCTTGGCG GGCCGGGAGGAAGGTGAGGACGAGGATGTTCTCTGCGCAGCCAGGACCTGCGGTCGGCTCTTCGGGGCGCTGCTGGAGCGGAGGGAGCTGTTCGTGGGGGCCCTGCCCGCCGAGGAGGCCTCTCTCGCCG ATAACTACAGCGCGGAGGACAAGTACAAGATCTGGATGAGGCATCGCTACAAGGACTGCGTGGATTGCTTGGCGGAGCTGATGGGCCATGAGTCCTTCCAGATCAAG gaaTTGTCAATGTGCACCCTCATGAAGTTTGTTGAGTTGGAGGCACAATATCCCCTGATCAAAGTAGAGTGGAAGGGGACTTTAACTTTTCCTCGTGAACTTCTGAAG GTGGTTGTTGATGGTTTGCTTCCCCTACACGAGGACGCTGCACTCCTGATCTCTCGCTTTCAAGAGTTCATGGAGTACGATGACATTCGCTACTTTGTCACTAAGGCGGTCACTGAGAGCATTGGACAAGTCATGCAGAGGACAAAGGAG aggcCACTTCCATTTTACCAGCAGAATGTATTTTCCCTTATTTCTCCCATTAACATGCCAAACAAGGAGAGTGATATGGTCAAATTTATGGTGAAGCAAG ATAACTGGGAGGAACTGAAAGTGTCAAAGCTGCAG GCACACAAGCAAGCCTTTGAAAAAATGTGGCTCAGTTTTTTGAAGCACAAG CTACCCACTGGCCTTTACAAAAAAGTTCTTGTTATTCTGCATGATTCCATCCTGCCTTACATGAATGAACCCACTCTCATGATAGACTTCTTGACAGTGGCCTATGGCATAG GTGGAGCAATCAGTCTTCTAGCCTTAAATGGATTATTTATTCTGATTCATCAGCACAACCT GGAATACCCCGATTTTTACAAAAAGCTGTACAGCCTTTTAGACCCTTCTGTCTATCACGTGAAGTACCGAGCCCGCTTTTTCCATCTGCTTGATCTCTTTTTGTCTTCGTC TCACTTGCCCGCGTACCTGGTGGCCGCGTTCATAAAGCGCCTGTCCCGGCTGGCCCTGAGTGCTCCTCCTGAGGCTCTGCTCATGGCCATCCCCTTCATCTGCAATCTCTTGAGGAGGCACCCTGCCTGCAGAGTACTGGTGCACAGACCCCACGGGCCACAAG ATATATCAGAAGATCCATATGttatggaggaggaggagccaTCTAAAAGCAAGGCTTTGGAGAGCTGTCTCTGGGAGATTCAG TCTCTACAAAACCACTATCACCCAGATGTGGTCAAGGCAGCTGCTGTCCTCAGCCAGTTTCTGTCTGAAATGGAGGATGACATCTCAGGGCTCCTGGAGCTCTCAGCTTATGAG cttttTGAtaaagaagtaaagaaaaaggcTACTGATGTGCCCCTGGAGTTTGAGCAAATACGAGGTttgtttgggaagaaaaatgataTTTTTGCAGAGCACTTCACTTTAGATTGA